One window of the Lytechinus pictus isolate F3 Inbred chromosome 5, Lp3.0, whole genome shotgun sequence genome contains the following:
- the LOC135154225 gene encoding forkhead box protein H1-like, which yields METQSDATKATDAAAVVEPRLQQSPDIAPSHHGKKPSRVDLPGKTYAELIAMAIQSSPSRMMTIVEIQRFFQENFSCFRTSYRGWHNSIRHNLSARECFYKVPIVDKSQKCRVHFWMLNPNCSHCRDGNGLLEEARQWRNRRMMAKQTTRKQRRGSKKNGTSTTRNADGLNSMIDVKNDNARLPYQPFPSTTPPVHPIEIDSTGQSCLSPHQVPLHYESGWEYPGYPITYLNPAQPSCLKCGDETTGDCEYCVLLEVDEEDEPTPMRCSSSPSSSADCLSKRNVSEEMTSQARPQSRLFRLSVKGEPNEWDLKDGSVLDDFVDRRDLLPTDDNFDASAYDVEGQMTVPQHCRPTSIHTTLSPSTMPPLTPSSCPTSPVQYPLDLSCQGSLGSNGHTHPQSKPNNPRYHAYHPNLAFTAASSVHSNGKRTFHEQGYPSAQCSRQLKDSYCYGDDRSGNVFRYPSGDVVSDGDQIRDDGRTSKLTEFTVIHGQEFIHRSKDDRQPTQDLHQLASLRTNFHGQWTPPPSPFAMGSPPDIHQTSRCPDGLHAPFTHSPQHGNILL from the exons ATGGAAACGCAGAGCGACGCCACCAAAGCCACCGACGCTGCCGCGGTCGTCGAGCCTCGACTCCAACAATCCCCCGACATAGCCCCATCACACCATGGAAAGAAACCATCTCGGGTCGATCTCCCGGGTAAGACCTACGCTGAGCTGATCGCCATGGCCATCCAGTCATCGCCCTCCCGAATGATGACGATCGTTGAGATTCAGAGGTTCTTTCAGGAAAACTTTTCTTGCTTTAGGACGTCCTATCGAGGATGGCACAATAGCATTCGACATAACCTATCAGCCCGCGAATGTTTTTACAAG GTACCCATCGTAGACAAGAGTCAGAAATGTCGCGTTCATTTCTGGATGCTGAATCCTAACTGCTCCCACTGTCGCGATGGCAACGGTCTTCTGGAAGAGGCACGCCAGTGGAGGAACAGGAGGATGATGGCCAAGCAGACGACCAGGAAACAACGACGCGGATCAAAGAAGAACGGGACGTCGACCACCAGGAATGCTGACGGATTGAACTCGATGATAGACGTAAAGAAC GATAACGCCCGGCTCCCCTATCAACCTTTCCCATCGACAACTCCCCCTGTGCACCCTATAGAGATTGACTCTACAGGCCAGTCATGCCTTAGTCCTCATCAAGTACCATTACATTACGAGTCTGGCTGGGAATATCCCGGATACCCAATCACCTACCTCAACCCCGCCCAACCTTCTTGTCTCAAGTGCGGTGACGAAACGACCGGTGATTGCGAATACTGTGTGCTACTCGAAGTCGATGAGGAGGATGAGCCAACTCCGATGCGCTGTTCGTCGTCGCCGTCGTCTTCAGCAGACTGCCTTTCGAAAAGGAATGTGAGTGAGGAGATGACGTCACAGGCGCGACCGCAGTCCAGACTCTTCCGACTCTCCGTAAAGGGAGAGCCAAATGAATGGGACCTCAAAGATGGATCAG TGCTAGACGACTTCGTCGATAGACGCGACCTACTTCCCACCGATGACAACTTTGACGCGTCCGCCTACGACGTCGAAGGTCAAATGACGGTTCCCCAGCACTGTCGACCAACATCCATCCATACAACGTTGTCGCCGTCAACCATGCCGCCATTGACGCCGTCGTCATGTCCAACATCGCCAGTGCAGTACCCGTTGGATTTATCTTGCCAG GGATCTCTTGGTTCCAACGGCCACACCCACCCACAAAGCAAACCAAACAACCCAAGATACCATGCATATCATCCCAATCTTGCCTTCACCGCCGCATCTTCAGTTCACTCAAATGGGAAGCGCACCTTCCACGAACAAGGTTACCCCTCTGCTCAGTGCAGTCGACAACTTAAAGATTCTTATTGCTATGGTGACGACAGATCAGGAAATGTCTTCCGCTATCCATCTGGGGATGTGGTCAGTGATGGCGATCAGATCAGGGATGATGGAAGAACTTCTAAGTTGACTGAGTTCACGGTGATTCATGGACAGGAATTCATCCATCGATCTAAAGATGACCGAC AACCAACCCAAGACCTTCACCAACTGGCTTCTCTTCGCACCAACTTCCACGGTCAGTGGACACCACCTCCTTCTCCTTTTGCCATGGGCTCACCACCTGATATACACCAAACATCGCGATGCCCTGACGGATTGCACGCCCCTTTCACCCATTCACCCCAACATGGGAACATTCTTCTCTGA